Genomic DNA from Leptospira congkakensis:
ACACCATTCCCAACAAAAGCTATAGGATAAATGGATGCAGTTTCCGTAAAATAAACTGGAGGAAGTAACAATCCCAAACTTAATAGAATGGAAAGTGTGTAAAAGAAGGTTCCCACTTTTTTAGAGAAATCTTCTGGAAAGATTGTATAAAAATAATGATAGAGTAGGGGAGCCGACCAGAACCAAGAAATGTATTCTAGTCGTAACAAAAACCAATATGGGAAATCATAAAATTCTGATATGATTCGTTCTCCCGTAGAAATGGTTCTAAAAAATACTGCCAAAGAAAACAGAAAAATCCCAATCGTATGTTTCCCATCTCGATTGTAAAAATACATCACTAGAAAAAATAAACCAACAAATGCTAAAACGGAAGATAACATGGTTTCGTTTATTTTTCGTTTGGTGAGCCTACTTTCTGCCTTCGTATAGGTTGATAAAGCGACATCGGTCCAAATTCCACCTTTCCTATGTACATAGTTGGCAACGTAAAGATCAATGGTTAGGTCTGAGGTTTGAGGCAAAACGACAATTGTTGATTTAACTTGCGGCGTGTATTCGTTTTGATTGGATCCGGGAGTTCCTGACCCACCTAAATACTTTCCGTTTACATAAATGGCGTACGAAGTGTCCTGTTCTTGGACAGTGAGGGCCATGGTTTCCGTAAGTTTTTCATTTAGTTTGAGTTTGATCCTAAAACTAGCATGACCAAAACCACCTAAAGTTCCGTATGGCATTTGGAATCCGTTCCAATGATTCGGAAGATTTAAGAACAAATCCGAATTTGTTTCTTGGATTTTGGAAGGAGGAGTGTTCCAAAAAAATTTCCATTCCCCGTTTAAGGAAACATAAGTTTGTTCGGTAAACGAATGATTACTTAGATCCAAATACCCTTTCTTTATTTCTGCTTTTACATTCCTCTCCTCAGAAAGACAACTGAGTTGGAATAACATAAGAATGAGAAAGAGTTTTTTCATTTAGGTTTGTCGTTTTGGAAATACAGTATAATCTTGAAGTTTGGTAAAATGCACTTCGTCTCGTTTGTAACCAAGTAGACCTTCCAATGTTTGGTAACGATTCATACCCATGCTGATTTCAACATCCTGGCCTGTAAATTGGCCTGGGTGTTCATAGCCGCAGGAATGCGCTAAACTAAGAAGTTCTTTGCGAAATCCTTGGATGTATTTGGCAGCACGTTTTCCTTTGATTTCTGGATCCACTCCGCGTTGTAACCACCAGTTCTGAGTGGCAACTCCAGCGGGACAGTGGTCGGTATGACATTTTTGTGCTTGGATGCAACCAATGGATAACATGGCTTCTCTAGCTATATTGATTAAGTCACAACCCATAGCGATCGCAACAACGGCTCGGTCGGGAAATCCAAGTTTCCCAGAACCAATCCAAACAATTTGTTCGGATAATCCTTCTTTTTGAAACAGAGTATAAACTCTTTGGAATCCTATTTTAAAAGGTAAAGATACGTGATCGGCATAGGTGAGAGGAGCGGCACCTGTTCCCCCTTCTCCACCATCGATTGTGATAAAGTCGGGCCCAAGAGAAGTTTGTTTGATTTCACGTGCGAGTTCTTCCCAAAACTCAATTTCCCCAACGGCACTTTTGATTCCGACAGGAAGGCCTGTTCCTGATGCAATTCTTTCAATGAATTGAATGAGTTCTTTAACGCTTGTAAATTCACTATGAGAATTGGGAGAGATACAATCTTTTCCTTCTTCTACATGACGGATGGCTGCAATCTCGGCGTTTACTTTTTTTGCAGGAAGGATTCCACCTTTGCCTGGTTTTGCGCCTTGTGAAAGTTTGATTTCGATCATTTTGATACAAGGGTTCTTCGCTACTTTTTCTTTCAAAACTTCCAAACTAAATTTTCCCGATTTGTCTCTGGCACCAAAGTACCCAGTTCCAATTTGCCAAACCATATCAGCCCCTTCCATATGATACTGGCTGAGGCCCCCTTCGCCTGTATTCTGATAGGCGCCGGAATCTCTAGCTCCTCTATTGAGAGCCATCACTGCATTTTTTCCAAGGGAACCAAAGGACATTGCAGAAATATTAACAATGGAATAAGGTCTGTAAGGAAATTTACGTTTGGGCCCAATGATTTTTAAACAAGGGATACAACTTGGATCTTGGTTGTGGACATAGGCCTTGGATTCTGGATAAGGGAAGGCTTTGTGTTTGATGATAGGATATCCCGGTTCGTATTGGATTTCTGTAGTTCCAAATCCAAAGTTATTGTTTTGTCCTTTGGCTGTGGCATAAATCCAACTTCTTTCGGTTCGATCGAAGGGACGTTCTTCTTTGTCGTGGGCCACCCAATACTGTCTGAGTTCGGGCCCGATCATTTCTAGGAAATAACGGAGACGTCCCACGATTGGAAAGTTTCTCTGAATCGTGTGCGTTTTTTGAGAAATATCTCGGATAAAAACAAACACAAGAAACAGCAACAATCCAACGAATGTGGAAACTACGGGATAGGTTTCAATCCAATTGAGTATCTGATCCATAAGGGGTGCGTCCATTTCTATATACGAAGCAAAATGATGACAAGCTAAGATTGAACGTGTGAAATTGATTCCAAAAGTTTTTCTTTTGTGAAGGGTTTGAAGATGTATCCGGAGATGATGGGAATTTTGGCTGCACGGTCTGTGTCGGCGAGGTCTACGGAAGAACTGACCAGAAAAATCTCAATGGATTTGGGAAACTGAGGTAACATTTTTTCAAACGCATCTAAAAATTGCCAACCGTCCATAAGAGGCATATTGATATCTAAAAAAATAATATCAGGGAGTTGGTCTTTGTTTTGAACTTCTGTTTGCAAAAAAGCCAAAGCGTTTTCCGCATCGGAGAAAATTAGGACTTCCCCTTTGATTCCCGCATTGGATATGATTTTTTTGGTAGTGAATTGGTAGATTTGGTCATCGTCGATCACACAAATTTTGGGAGTCATTTGCCTCTCCCATTGGGAAAGTACATAGGCAAATCAGTCCCATTCCCAAGTTTGGAACTTACCTCTATTTGTCCTCCCGCCAATTCGACTTTTACCTGAATCAAAAA
This window encodes:
- a CDS encoding FMN-binding glutamate synthase family protein, whose translation is MDAPLMDQILNWIETYPVVSTFVGLLLFLVFVFIRDISQKTHTIQRNFPIVGRLRYFLEMIGPELRQYWVAHDKEERPFDRTERSWIYATAKGQNNNFGFGTTEIQYEPGYPIIKHKAFPYPESKAYVHNQDPSCIPCLKIIGPKRKFPYRPYSIVNISAMSFGSLGKNAVMALNRGARDSGAYQNTGEGGLSQYHMEGADMVWQIGTGYFGARDKSGKFSLEVLKEKVAKNPCIKMIEIKLSQGAKPGKGGILPAKKVNAEIAAIRHVEEGKDCISPNSHSEFTSVKELIQFIERIASGTGLPVGIKSAVGEIEFWEELAREIKQTSLGPDFITIDGGEGGTGAAPLTYADHVSLPFKIGFQRVYTLFQKEGLSEQIVWIGSGKLGFPDRAVVAIAMGCDLINIAREAMLSIGCIQAQKCHTDHCPAGVATQNWWLQRGVDPEIKGKRAAKYIQGFRKELLSLAHSCGYEHPGQFTGQDVEISMGMNRYQTLEGLLGYKRDEVHFTKLQDYTVFPKRQT
- a CDS encoding response regulator; translation: MTPKICVIDDDQIYQFTTKKIISNAGIKGEVLIFSDAENALAFLQTEVQNKDQLPDIIFLDINMPLMDGWQFLDAFEKMLPQFPKSIEIFLVSSSVDLADTDRAAKIPIISGYIFKPFTKEKLLESISHVQS